ttttatttttggagATTTTTTAAACCTCCCAGTTACACCTTAACTAGctaactaatattttaacaaaaatgagTCCAGAGATAGTTTTCCTGTTAATTAGAAGACTAAAATGACATATTCTATGGATATTTGTTACCAGTTGTAAAAATTAGAGTCCGATGCTGTACAGTACATAATGCTAATAGTCATaaagaacaatatttaataagagcAGACCAGAAAAATACcagtaaaatgttattgtagttagaaaaaaatgtgaaaggtAACAGAAGTTTTTTGAGTATTGTAAATTTACTcgattgaaaacaaattttaacataatcattaaataaagtgAGAAAATAgcttttgtacaaaatattgaaacttataaaatatttaattaatttattaagtaggtattatttacttattataaatattattttagcaaaTCCATAACTGAGATGGTgcgattataattaatatattctagTCCCTATTTATATTAGGATAAGTTAGttgtaataaacatattcctcgcttattttatttcaacaaaagaTAAAGTGAGCAATATTTATGAACACATGTTGAAATATAGATACTTACAAATTCAAACACACTCTTTGAATATGCtgcttaaaatattgtaatgcaGCTTACAGCTTTAGCAATGGCATTGATTCCTTATTCTAGCTATCactaaaatatcaaatgattACTTGAACTGAAAATGTTTGTGTGCAAAACATCGGGATctgccataaaatatttaatttgggatatatttatgttttatatgtttagtgCGCATGTTTGACACAATAATTCGgaaatatatgtacctacttgaTTAAGGCTTGTGACTTGTATTTGCAATGAATATAAGAGaagtgtttgttactctatgtgtatatttatcaatattttaacattttaataattcattttagaATAATGAACTGCCCAGTGCCTAGTTTACACAATTCCTCTTTTGTGTTGCCAGATAGCGAAAAAAGCCGAAACCTAGATGTTAGAGGTTTGAATGTGTGAGTGCCAAtggaaaatcattatttattttctctcaactaaataattttttatacatattgtatCTTCGAATTGTTATAGTTTAAAACGGTGAATGTTTGTGCACTAACGGTATATCAATTCCCGAGAGACATTGAGACCACCAGAGATccctttcctttttctcactcTTTCCATTCCATTTCCCTTAAAAGCGTCAAAATTCTAATCTAGGGAAAGAGTCATagacttttttgtttatgttaaaagTATCCTTGTCTTTTTGATTTCCaaagtattgttatttttacatttgtaatcaaatttaaaaataattaaaagggATCAttccaattaattaaacacttaatttaagaaaataaagttaCTTATCATTGTTAAAAGTTGTTATCTATggaataattattagaaataataaatgtgtatttataattgtttttgtcttttattattCTCTTACGGTTTGAATAACAGTTCAGTGGTTGCAAGCGGTTTAATAAGTAAGGGTTTAGTCTGTTCGTCTCTCCTGTATGCAGTGGGAGCCTTACATTATACACTATGCTTTCCTCCCAGTCCATGGGTTATAACAATCTGTCTGCGCTATTAAACAGTGgctttgcatttataatattatgaatttactGGGTTCATGTCAATTAggattttaatcaattttgatacaaatattcaatttattcaatttgtaataaatacgaaTTCCAACTATTACAAGTAGTACGAGAGTTATGTAGTAGGCcccgattttttttatataatcgaaGGTTCATAGCTTAGTATGAAACAGATACagagacatttattttaattttaaaatttggagATTCGATCGCCTCTTTGATTAAGTTTAAaagtaggggagcccaagagggGTTTACTCGAGATCGTCAGATGAATATAAGGAAAGGTACTGTAGGTATACCTATTACTAAGTACCTCCGGAAAGTATGagcagttaatattattactaattaatacTAAGCAGGGTTCGCTCAGACGAACCGcaggaaatttaaaaatataattatttaagtttacaCTCAAATCGTTagattagaaaaaatttgaaaatttcttgtGTTGTAGATGACCCCTAGTATCTTAATTTGACGCGCTCGAATCTATACTTTTTTTAGTTTACCTTTTCTTCATAGCCATGAAATTACCATCAAACTcgtaagaataatatatatttcattttagttaCATGCTGGAGCatgcaaaataacaaaatctaaCGCGTTTCCTTATTTCCATAgccatgtttttctttttagaaaaaaaaatcaaaaaaagtttattaccgctaaaattgaaaacattaaaggactttttttcttgctatcGTCTAATCTACGAATTCCAATAGGTTTCCGAGACGCTCGACTAAATCACATTTAGCATCTTGACCTCCCCCTACTATAGTATTTTATGCCTGAACAATGAAATCGAACTcgagttatttatttctgcGGAGTGCCATATACAGTTTAGAAAAAAAGTGCTAAATCAGACAATAGACTTCTGTAGCCCACCGAACTTTaggtaaatactaaatacagGAAGTAGGTCAATGTATTGGAATGTAACTACGCAATATGATTTCATGAATTTTATGTTGATTTTACTAACAATGAGAGCAGCAATTACATGGCACTTTAGTTATTCGTAACTAGGCGCTGCACTCGGGTTAAAGGGATGGAAAAAATGTACTATCTAGGTACAATTGTCAAATTCAGCTtcatagtttttgaatttatctatcacaaacaaacaatactttctctttctaatattagtgtatTATTAACTACATAAAATAGCTATGTAACGCGATTTCACGCGCGTGTAAATAATGAGCCATGAGATACCTCATCATTTCCCCCCTACCAgacaatatcattaaaaatatctactcTTTACTGATTTCCATCCTCTATTACTCATTAAATACAAGTTTTATTGTCACGATGATATAGTAAGTCTTCACAgcttatattatctgtgcctcCCCCACATGTATGATGTATTCTCCGTAAAATTCTTATCATATCGGTTCAGCCGTTTTGGCTATATTagaaaaaagagaaataaactCACTTTTACACATGGGACAGATGTATTTGTTTCACTGATGGCCTTCCTTTTTTACGGATATATGAAATTAACCTTCTCTGTGCTGCCAGaccgaaatattttttgttagtcCTCATCAGCAATCGAATCCGAGACCTCTCGacattgtgggagtcgagcactctttggcacgaattgtgccagctcgcaccggggaagtaccacacccccacagaaaacaggcgtgaaataatagcttgctatagtgttcgtacggtgagtggggggagctggaggactatttccttctcctcgcccttcccagtccattccttctttccatcaATCCTTCcctatcccttaaaagcgggcagcacattctcagaggtctgagcctctgcgaatgttcatgggcggtgctgatcgtttaccatcacgCAAACCACcggctcagttgcccactatgacataaaaaaacacctACCAATtagacaatttaaaaacaattgttaaGGTGAGattatatcaacaaaataCCAACCTAATGTACAGTTTTAAGCATGCATGTTGCATAGTGCATTCAGATGACCATTTTGTGTAGCTTACTCTTTGTACTTTTGATATTAGAATCAGTTGAACCATATTATAATCAAGATGATCCTATAAACCATTTCAACAAGACATTTTaggatatataaattttatatcaaactcAATTCACTAtgttagttattaaatatattgcactTAAAACAGCATCTAGAATGATCGGTGTAATGACTAATCAGTGTAAATATCTGACTAAATCTATGGAAAATGTTGAATTGgttttttcctttttgttATTCTTACTGAATACGACCACTCggtataaaactataatgataaaaagtatattgtgaatgaattaatatatagttggtaatattttaaataccaagagttgtaataatttttgttatgcatataatatgatatgaaaCGTTTTGTACTTAGATGGATAAAGCATACaggcaaaataattttatgtgacaCTATCAACATATTGTTTGCATCaacaataatcaaataaagagtcggtatcaaataaaacaaggaGTTGAATTGCACTAGAGAATTATAATTGCCAGTGATCTCAATATACATAAAGTTACACTTGTTACAATCCAGAGACAGAAGGcttcaaataattacaataaattagaaaatcattttaatcatTCCAATAGTTTATTCGCCTAACACTCCAAAgtcaatatcaaaataaatttaaaccctCTGTCTCATACAAGCACACATTCCACTcgtaaaaatcattatttaatttgaacaaaCTATGAGTCCTTATGTTTACTGTAAAATTCATCTAAATACTTCTTAAACGCTGGTTGATTTTGCCAAAGGTACGATGCTTGCTGGTTGAGGGGGCTCTGGGTGTTCGGTTCTGCTAGCAAGCTCTGTATCGACAGTAACACTGTGCGTACGTCATACAATGCTGTCCATTTGTCCTTTAGAATGTCTAAACAAATTAAGCCACAGGTGTCCACGTTCGGGTGAAAGCATGGTGTGAGGAATTTAACTAAAGGTGGAGCGTACGGATATGAATTGGGAAATTCTAGGGACAGTTTGTACTTGTGACCCGCGTACACAGTGTCTAACGGCCCGTTAATCGTTCCTATCCATTTAAACAAGTTTTCACTTTCTGGAAACGCTGATATGCCTTTGTCTGCACACCTCATCAGTTCCATGAGCTCTTTTTGCAGTCTATAAAGCAATACGTGAATTAGAAGTCAATTGTagtaaaatagaaatgaagttattttatgaaaacttaCCGTTTGCTTACGGCGTGattgtcttttaattttatcgtgTCCTCATTCTGTTTGGGGTGATTTGATGATGATGCATAATGTGGATTAATATTCTGCGCCATAGTATTtagtaaaattgaaattatttatcaccCGTCGTCTGTTATAACAAGACTACTTcctgttaaattttaaaaagctcCAATTTTATTGGATATCTCCTTTTGACAGACGTATTGAAATGGTGGTCAATTAGCGAaccatagatataaaaaatcaattccttattttaattttggcTATGGTAATGTgcacgttatttatatttgaatttatctcAAATTTTTGCtgcattacaatttaatttcaaaataattataatctaattcatatattcaggaattaaatattttaaaaaagctcTTGAATGTCAGTTtgttcttaataattaatcttatcCACCTGACGTTTTAAACAGAAGTGAAATCTCGCATAAATATCCTaagaaaagttaaaattatgttgaaattattgtaaatagtaTAGAATCAtcatttaatatgattttacaCTGTCTTTAAGTCTTGGGTTTTATAGGAAAAATACATAGTAGGCCATGAGGCCAATTTCACGTTCGAAACTCGGAATAACTGaaaacgatattttaatatccaaATTAAAGGTACTGATATAAGCATTCAGACAAAACGAAAAATAGTAATAAGGTAACACTTAGTAATGTTAATatcttgaaattattatacctaATTTGTTTTCGCTTAATTTAGTtgctatatataacatttttatacataacatacCTAGCAATGTATAAACACCTAGCAATGTATAACATAGCTAGCaatgtacaaattaaaaggtttaatttattttgttttaacgtGTACGCCAATATTTATTTCCGACTTTCACTTTCTCTCAAATCTATCTTTAGTAGACcgtgaaattgaaaaaaaaaaagagtcaGCCGTTGATTGTATAACCGAatctataaaagaaaactgtCGAAGTAGAGTTTTTGTAGTGCGTATGCAAGTTATCTAAAGTGAATCtaactgttttaaaaatgtttttaaaagtaagTTAAAGTGCATATTTagaataatcattaaatttaattctaataataagtCCAAAATTCGTGAATGTCTATTGTTAATAAAGCTCAttctgttgtattttttaagttttaacgtGAATAATAgtgtcatttattaatttaagagtgtttatttaaattttgtcggTAAATCGGCCGAAATGTGAGTATGTGAAGAATATTGTAGGTTGGGTGTCTTATATGTCATTAATTATGTTGACGTCTGTCGAACGTCAACATTTATcctatataatgtaattgttGTGGTTGTTAGGAAGCACGtaaaattttcatgttattGTGACTaatatttgagaaattttattcaatattagaTTAAATCATTAGCGTTTAAACAAAGATGGCTTCATTAAATATCTTCTTCGAGAACCAAGGTTTAACTTGTGTGGCATGTGAAAATAccattgaattaaaacaaattgtctCACAGAAGTATTGTATACCATATGACGATCTCTACGTCACATCTAATGGAAAGATAATTTCTTCTGATGAACCTTTACACGCGAACAGCGTCATTCGAGTATGCTCTCGATTAATTGGAGGGAAAGGTGGTTTTGGGTCCATGTTACGAGCTATAGGGGCCCAAATCGAAAAGACGACCAACCGTGAAGCGTGCCGTGACTTATCTGGAAGGCGTTTACGTGATATAAACGAAGAGAAGCGTTTAAGGAAGTGGTTAGAGGGTCAGGAAGACCGCGAACGCGAAGCTGTCGAACGGAAACAAAAGAAACTTGAGAAGTTACTTGCAGAGCCGAAAATCGACGTGAATTTGAACCCCAGCTACGAGAAAGAACGCCAAGAGCTACCGGAGCGTGTAAGTTCAGCTGTAGAAGCCGGTTGGGAGGCTGCTGGATCTTCTAATGAGCGGAAACGCAAATCTGACGAAGTTCAacaaaagaagaagaaagctAAGTTGTGGATTGATGCCGAACTGTCTGATTGCTCCTCTTTAAGCGATGATGAGGAAGAAGTTGAGAAACCAAAGACTCAGTCGGTGTCCACAGACAGTGGAAATGAGTCTGATCGCACAACAGGAAGTAGTAAAGTGTGAAAATTTGtgaacaaattgttttatttaattgacttttagagaatattcatatatatagaatatgtgCTAAAATTAAGTTGAATATACTATGTaaacctatttaaaaattcatcagTATACTTTTAGAATTCATTCGatcaaaatacatttcacatgatttaataaaaaagtgcaCAAAATAAGACTTTAACAATTATCAGTGTAATAACCATGCATTGTTCTTGTTGACAGATACTATAATTTCGCAATAGCtctaatgtttttaaaataaatactacacTTTGATGaaagtatttaatgaaaatgcaatagttttatatacttgTAAAATTCACACATACTGCATTATGTACCTGTCTGACTTTGTAACTATTCTTTGATAACTAACAAGTAAAATGAAtatgtaatttgaataaataaacattttgttatattcagGAGTTTCATTTTgggatttatttatactttccatttaatattgaaatttactaTGAATGATGAATGTTTCCAGggaataaaactaattttgattttctttcaatagaatccaacattattaaaacattaattattttattttcagacaCAATTGTTTATGGCATTTCTTCTTTTGTCTTTGCTCGCGTTGGCGGCATCTCGGCCACAGGAATTTGAAGACGATGACGATATTGACCGTGATTATAACAGCAGAGGTATGaatctttcctttttttttttaaattctgcCGATTTTGAGCTTTCTTTGTAAcacaactttattttataaatacgctGTGAAATAAGCACTGTTGGACTATAATATGTAGCGAGATTACATACTGTCGAAAACTTGTGACCCGTTATATGTGTTGAAGTGAATTGTGTCATGGTATTGGCAATGAAACGCaccttgaattaaattaaactgtcATTTATTTTCTCCCTTTTATTTTCAGAAGAAGTGCCACGTGTTCAAATCAAGGTTTATAGAGGTCCAACGAAACATGATGGTTTCGCGCCATGGGGTTTTTGGGTGAAGCAGCCTTctgatgataaataaatattgcgtATAATGTCCGACCCGTttgatacataatatgttgtaATATAGATTCGAATAGTTTTAAGActtgttaatttattgtaccTACGTTAGGTACGCTTTTAGATGGCGTAACTAAAGATTTTACTTATTCTTTAATGTAGATACGGTGGTTTTCATGGCATATTTTCCTGATCCTATTTAAGTAGTCGTATAAGTTCatcattaataatgtaaataaatatatatatatatatgaaaatgataactttgttttattcacgtaaaaatttatatgcagTCATCACAATTACCGTTGTTAGCTATCTTACAACTCTAAAAAGGGCAATTCGTCACTCGAAAAAGAGCCAGAAAGggctaaaaattaataaaagcgtatgatcacgaaaatatatatttttttttattataaacactcCGTGTCCGAGCATTTTGACTGGATGACTAgaacttcaaaaaaaataaaacaaaatagggATAGATTGCTCTTTTGGGACAAAAGAGTTAAAAACGGGGTTAAATAGGTGGAAAAGGGCTATATTCTGCCCGAAAACAAAAGCAACACTGCTGGGTTTACGTGATTTGGAAGGATAGGCATACCAATAATATTTTCCGCTCGAGGGGCAGttgaaatagaataaaaaacttatattgTACCTACGTACTACTCTGACATAATTGTTTTACTATTTCAACATgtcttttattacaattattattataatataagtaaaaagattttattatgtttgttacggGAATAAACATAGTCTATatgaaaggaaaataaaagcTATCAAATGACaacttataatgtaataaataatatgtcagCTCTATTTTTCGTAAATCGGAATTAGAGATTGGGCTAAAATGCGATCATTGTTTACTCATTTCGATGTCGATTACGAGATTCTTTAAACGCATATAGCGCGTCAAAGATAACATAGGAGTACTTACTGATAAGTTTCCAAATAAACGAACTCCATACCAAGTCCACTCTATGAGTCCATTTCCATGAACGATcgattgataatttattatctgtccTACGCTTTGGCGGGAACGGCCGCCCGGCCATGGAAACAAAatagttgttatatttattttgtaatttattattttatttcaatatgagtgttttaatgatttgttttgATGGTGAATTGTGATATAATTGTGTAACAATGAGGCGATACAAATATATGATGTTGTTTGGTAAGTCATTACTTATCTATTCCTGGAGTTCCTGTTTGATACGAAACTTTGGCTgtttaattatcttaaaaaatgttttaaaaaaaccaATGCATcattatacatacaacaaagtctataaattaaatacacaactATATATTCTTCTGTCTTCagttaggtatattatatactagctgttcgcccggcttcgcccgtggtacatattatatacctacctcctgctaatattataaatgcgaaagtttatgagaatggatgtatgtgtatgtgtatgtttgttactctttcatgcaaaaactactgaaacgattacaagaaatttggtacgtagataccTGGACACCTGGTATAACACAGGCaacatttttatcccgatattcttacgagATACAGAcatacgcggatgaaaccgttAGCTAGTATTCTGTAGCTAGTATTCTATATCTCTTAGTGTAAAGGCAGCTTCcttatggtgaaagaatttatgaaatcgtGAAGAATtcattttgtgtgaaaacattataaatgtacatacaaaaacacaaaattttcctCCTTATAGTCCTAGTCTAGATGCAAAATAGGGAAAAAAATCTTAacaattttagtaaatatttaatgcttaATACGATATAACTAGCTAACCTTACTTTTTcgctttgataaataatatttttaatattatgtaaaaagttttctaaattaaatcgacatcttttccttttttctGTCATAATGTCACGTGTTTGGTCACGGCAACGTGGTAAACACTAGATcgatttcatatatttttgtaattttacctATTAAAATTAGGAAAACTTTTTGTTCATTATACAAGTCTAATGTGACAGGACAACGATTATTTCTGCtggtaataaaagttttacaaCATATTTCGCTTTTTTTCCTTCTTCTCCGTGTTTGTTTGATAGAAATCACTGTacagtgataaggccgcccgtTGTGCTATATTTCGCCCGTGACTTCGCCCACGTAGTCGAAAGATGCACACAAAGTCTTTTCCCGTATAGCTCCCGTTATCCCGCGGGAATCTCAAgggattaaaattattatatgtcgTTGCTggttatacacataaacctaTTGAATTCCTCTTGAATTAATCGCtctattaaaaagaattatcaaaatctgtaGCGCAATTTTAAAgctctaagcatacagacacacagacggtggaaagcgactttgtgtTATACAATGTAGTAAGATGTACAATAAAGTCATCCAAATCTAACTACGTGTACCTCTTTATTTAGTcatgaatatgaaataaaacttttcgTTCATTGTTaatgtataaaagtataagtgaagtcccgtgtcccctagtggggtatggggcagatgatgtacatctgtttcactgatcgattttctttacggacaagtaggtgatcagtcttctgtgtcctgccagaccgagacattttttttgtgcgtccctaccgggaattgaacccaggacccctcggttctacgctcacgcgttaaccactgtaccaaggaggcggtcaatcatttttaatgtaattaccAACTAATGCGTCCATTGCATCTTTAATTGCGGTTACATATCTTTTATACGTACAGCTTAATTTATTGGTTATCGatgtataaaatgtgataaatacTTATCGGTAATGATAGTCGTTGATAAGATATCAATACCAGAATATGGTCTTGTGTACAATTTACGTTATAGCGtttcatataacattaatcCCCAGATAATCCCCAGGTATGCGGCAGATGCTTTAAAAATCCGTTTGTAAGCTCTATTTTTTTGGATACACCAATAATACGTACATAATCGATCCTTAGTAGGTAACCAATTTTATAGTACCGAGATTTTATCTAGTACAGCGCGAGCGCGACTATCGTGTCTATCGGATGGTATATATAAGGAATGGATTTAGGAGGGTCAGGAATAGGATACGGGTGTCCGAATCCCGCAATCATGTGACGAGATACAGTAGCTTTCTTATGCTACTATCTCACGTTGACCTACTGTAGAGGTGTGGTAACATTTGATCATCACTTCCGAGTATATAACGATAAATAATAGAGATACCTGCCAGATAGGTTTTCGGTTTCTAGTtcacaatttcaaaattatggtTAGTCGTTCTGATTGTATTTTTAccaaattataagtattattgtatttgctTTTAAACACACGAATTCGATGCTAAACTTAAAATACCTACTAGTTGCGTAGTGGCGTATCTAGATAacctaaaacattttcaaaatcaagTGGTACTTGGTTTAACGGTGATGCGCATTTCGCCGTATCCAAACGTATAGATGCTTCGATCCAAACGAGAATCGTTTGACTGCAGTAACCTTTTTTTACAGTGCATGATTAAACTCGAGTTGCCACCTGTcatatattgttttgaaaatgaGATAGTTCGATTAGGATTTGCTGGTAAGGATTcgagggccccctgagcttGAGGGCTCCGGGGCGCTTAGCTACGCCACTGTAGTTGCGCAacgataaaactttattatttagaaataggCTAATTAGCAATAAAATGCGACAATTCATCGTTATTAGCAGGAAAATTTTTGTGGTTCATTAGATAATGCTTTATcggtaattattaattacaagcCGCTCGCCTGAACTCCATCTGAGTTTTTGTCcgacataatatttacacatataCGAATACATTGTACTGTATGGAGAGACTAAAACATATCTATAcaaagatttgtttttatctattactagctgcgccccgcggtttcacccgcgcaagtccgtatcccgtaggaatatcgggataaaaagttgcctatatgttattccagttatcgagctatctacgtaccaaatttaattgcaatcggttcagtagttttttcgtgaaagagcaacaaacacacacacatccttacgaactttcgtatttataatatgagtaggataACATCTGTTTTAAATGCCAACAAAAATGCATTCATCAATGTAAAcacattcataaaaatattaacaaaaatacgttttattgatagaatcaactaaagtGATTCAATTAATCCTATACTAAGTATATCTACGtaaagaaattgtttaatcCTGTCGAACctgatcaggataataaggtttactcatgaaattattgtgttgtCATCGATCCTTGATTAGTGTACAaggtttgaattaaatgtgtTCATTGGAAGTGTGTCATAATCGATAGTCGGttgtatacaaacatacaggtgaagctaatgaAATCGTGTTAAAAGCAGAAACTAGTTCTCATTTCTGATATAGTAAAACTTACAAATTTGCGTCCGAAAGATGAATCCtactagtataataaattcaaaagttacaaacattataattacaaactttcgcgtttataatatcaccAGGATTATGTTTTTCGAGTGAAtgaatactatatattatatttatttatagttcgGTAGAATTCTTTTCCACGCTCTATTGGCTTTAACGGCAATAgctggtttatttttaaacgtattaGTATCATATTAATCCCATCACATCATTATTCAAAcaccaataattaattatacgtgAAACCACCCCAAGAAATACAGTTTAAAAGATACCCTTGCAGTAGCACGCCGCAGCAACATAGCGCGTCTGTCGCTAGCTCTCGTGGTATTCATACCACTGGTGTGGTGCTGGTTGACTGTTGACGTAGTGGCGTGGGGTCTGCTGCCGGCGGAGATAGTGCAGGACTTCGATCATTTACAGAGGAATAGGAATCTAAAGGAGTACATGGATGATATGTAAGTTGTGTGTCAAACAGTTCATTAAGTGCTCTTAGAAATACTTTAACATATtccttaggcacataaaaccgaaacagtcatgggtggccgagaggctaggcgttgctacggtttggc
This DNA window, taken from Zerene cesonia ecotype Mississippi chromosome 26, Zerene_cesonia_1.1, whole genome shotgun sequence, encodes the following:
- the LOC119837065 gene encoding ubiquitin-conjugating enzyme E2 C, producing the protein MAQNINPHYASSSNHPKQNEDTIKLKDNHAVSKRLQKELMELMRCADKGISAFPESENLFKWIGTINGPLDTVYAGHKYKLSLEFPNSYPYAPPLVKFLTPCFHPNVDTCGLICLDILKDKWTALYDVRTVLLSIQSLLAEPNTQSPLNQQASYLWQNQPAFKKYLDEFYSKHKDS
- the LOC119837052 gene encoding replication stress response regulator SDE2, whose protein sequence is MASLNIFFENQGLTCVACENTIELKQIVSQKYCIPYDDLYVTSNGKIISSDEPLHANSVIRVCSRLIGGKGGFGSMLRAIGAQIEKTTNREACRDLSGRRLRDINEEKRLRKWLEGQEDREREAVERKQKKLEKLLAEPKIDVNLNPSYEKERQELPERVSSAVEAGWEAAGSSNERKRKSDEVQQKKKKAKLWIDAELSDCSSLSDDEEEVEKPKTQSVSTDSGNESDRTTGSSKV